A stretch of the Bacteroidota bacterium genome encodes the following:
- a CDS encoding ATP-binding protein — protein MSLIRIVITGPESTGKTLLSKQLAEHFKTDWIPEYAREYVENLDRAYTFEDVEKIAKKQIETDKQIFKKTNDLVFIDTWLIITKVWFTEVYKNVPDWIHEHIISSKIDLFLLCKPDIEWAEDPLRENKNKRDYLFQKYKAELDFYKFKYEIVSGTGKNRFLNALKLIEKI, from the coding sequence ATGTCATTAATACGAATTGTAATAACAGGACCTGAATCAACAGGAAAAACATTACTATCAAAACAACTTGCAGAACATTTTAAAACAGATTGGATTCCGGAGTATGCACGTGAATATGTTGAAAATTTAGATAGAGCTTACACTTTTGAGGATGTAGAAAAAATAGCAAAAAAGCAAATTGAAACTGATAAACAAATTTTTAAGAAGACAAATGATTTAGTGTTTATTGACACTTGGTTAATCATCACAAAAGTTTGGTTCACTGAAGTTTATAAAAATGTTCCAGACTGGATTCACGAACATATCATTTCCTCTAAAATAGATTTATTCCTTTTATGCAAACCTGATATTGAATGGGCTGAAGACCCTTTGCGGGAAAATAAAAACAAAAGAGATTATCTTTTTCAGAAATATAAAGCAGAATTGGATTTCTATAAATTTAAATACGAAATAGTTTCAGGAACAGGGAAAAACCGTTTTTTGAATGCTTTAAAATTAATTGAGAAAATTTGA